One Natrinema longum genomic window carries:
- the dapB gene encoding 4-hydroxy-tetrahydrodipicolinate reductase — translation MTTRIGVTGATGRMGREVIAAATGRADCEVVFAVNREPDGETVAGIEIEPAAEFDSLLVDREPTVVIDFTGPESAADYALACADAGVAFVTGTTGFDDDEFEALQDASEDIAALHAPNFARGVQALVNVVGEAVRNLQGYDVELVETHHNAKRDAPSGTANRLLEEIEANGEFTERTHGREGEAPRESGEIGVHALRAGDVTGEHEIVLAGNHEEVRLTHRAEDRGVFAAGAVDAAVWIAGQKAGWYDFADVISE, via the coding sequence ATGACGACGCGGATCGGCGTCACCGGTGCAACGGGTCGGATGGGCCGAGAAGTGATCGCCGCCGCGACGGGGCGGGCGGACTGCGAGGTCGTCTTCGCGGTCAACCGCGAGCCCGACGGCGAGACCGTCGCAGGTATCGAAATCGAGCCCGCAGCCGAGTTCGACTCGCTGCTCGTCGATCGCGAGCCGACCGTCGTGATCGACTTTACCGGGCCGGAGTCGGCCGCCGACTACGCGCTGGCCTGTGCCGACGCCGGCGTCGCGTTCGTCACCGGCACCACCGGCTTCGACGACGACGAGTTCGAAGCCCTCCAGGACGCCAGCGAGGATATCGCCGCTCTCCACGCGCCCAACTTCGCCCGCGGCGTGCAGGCGCTGGTCAACGTCGTCGGCGAGGCGGTCCGGAACCTGCAGGGCTACGACGTGGAGCTCGTCGAGACCCACCACAACGCCAAACGCGACGCCCCGAGTGGCACCGCAAACCGGCTACTCGAGGAGATCGAGGCGAACGGGGAGTTCACCGAGCGCACGCACGGCCGCGAGGGCGAGGCTCCCCGCGAGTCGGGCGAGATCGGCGTCCACGCGCTGCGGGCGGGCGACGTTACCGGTGAACACGAGATCGTCCTCGCGGGGAACCACGAGGAAGTTCGTCTCACGCACCGCGCCGAGGATCGCGGCGTGTTCGCCGCTGGCGCGGTCGATGCGGCGGTCTGGATCGCTGGACAGAAGGCAGGCTGGTACGACTTCGCGGACGTGATCAGCGAATGA